A genomic window from Gemmatimonadaceae bacterium includes:
- the groL gene encoding chaperonin GroEL (60 kDa chaperone family; promotes refolding of misfolded polypeptides especially under stressful conditions; forms two stacked rings of heptamers to form a barrel-shaped 14mer; ends can be capped by GroES; misfolded proteins enter the barrel where they are refolded when GroES binds) — translation MAAKELHFNTDARAALKRGVDQLAEAVKVTLGPKGRNVVIDKKFGAPTVTKDGVTVAKEVELVDPIENMGAQMVKEVATKTSDLAGDGTTTATVLAQAIFREGLKNVTAGANPMAIKRGIDKAVGAIVDELKKLSVPTSGKKEIAQVGSISANNDPEIGNLIADAMEKVGKDGVITVEEAKGLETTLETVDGMQFDRGYLSPYFITDPDKMEAVLEDAHILIHDKKISSMKDLLPVLEKVAQTGKPLLIIAEDIEGEALATLVVNKLRGTLRVAAVKAPGFGDRRKAMLEDIATLTKGIVISEEMGLKLENTVLTDLGRAKRIVIDKDNTTVIDGHGEADKIKARIKEIEVAIEKSTSDYDKEKLQERKAKLAGGVAVINVGAATESEMKEKKARVEDALHATRAAVEEGIVPGGGVALIRAQAALKGVKLGEDEQIGVEIIRRAIEEPIRMIVANAGGEGSIVVEKVRASKDKNFGYNAFSDTYEDLVLAGVIDPTKVTRTALQNAASIASLLLTTECLIVEKKEDKPAPAAPGGGMGGMY, via the coding sequence ATGGCTGCGAAGGAACTCCATTTCAACACTGATGCCCGTGCCGCCCTGAAGCGCGGGGTGGATCAGCTCGCCGAGGCGGTGAAGGTCACCCTCGGCCCCAAGGGCCGCAACGTCGTCATCGACAAGAAGTTTGGCGCCCCGACGGTCACCAAGGACGGTGTGACGGTCGCGAAGGAAGTCGAGCTCGTCGATCCGATCGAGAATATGGGTGCCCAGATGGTGAAGGAGGTCGCGACGAAGACCTCCGACCTGGCCGGTGACGGCACCACGACCGCCACGGTGCTCGCGCAGGCGATCTTCCGCGAAGGCCTCAAGAACGTGACGGCCGGCGCCAACCCGATGGCGATCAAGCGCGGCATCGACAAGGCCGTGGGTGCCATCGTCGACGAGCTCAAGAAGCTCTCGGTCCCGACCTCGGGCAAGAAGGAGATCGCGCAGGTCGGCAGCATCTCGGCCAACAACGACCCCGAGATCGGCAACCTCATCGCCGATGCAATGGAGAAGGTCGGCAAGGACGGCGTCATCACGGTAGAGGAGGCCAAGGGCCTCGAGACGACGCTGGAGACGGTCGACGGGATGCAGTTCGACCGCGGCTATCTCTCGCCGTACTTCATCACCGATCCGGACAAGATGGAAGCCGTCCTCGAGGACGCCCACATCCTGATCCACGACAAGAAGATCTCCTCGATGAAGGACCTGCTCCCGGTGCTCGAGAAGGTCGCGCAGACGGGCAAGCCGCTGCTCATCATCGCCGAGGACATCGAGGGCGAGGCGCTGGCCACGCTCGTGGTAAACAAGCTCCGCGGCACGCTGCGCGTGGCCGCCGTCAAGGCGCCGGGCTTCGGCGATCGCCGCAAGGCGATGCTCGAGGACATCGCGACGCTCACCAAGGGCATCGTGATCTCCGAGGAGATGGGCCTCAAGCTCGAGAACACGGTCCTCACGGACCTGGGCCGCGCCAAGCGCATCGTGATTGACAAGGACAACACCACGGTCATCGACGGCCACGGTGAGGCCGACAAGATCAAGGCCCGCATCAAGGAGATCGAGGTCGCCATCGAGAAGTCCACGAGCGACTACGACAAGGAGAAGCTCCAGGAGCGCAAGGCGAAGCTCGCGGGCGGCGTGGCCGTCATCAACGTCGGTGCCGCGACCGAGAGCGAGATGAAGGAGAAGAAGGCCCGCGTCGAGGACGCGCTGCACGCGACGCGCGCGGCCGTCGAGGAGGGCATCGTCCCGGGCGGCGGCGTGGCGCTGATCCGCGCCCAGGCCGCGCTCAAGGGCGTCAAGCTCGGCGAGGACGAGCAGATCGGCGTCGAGATCATCCGTCGCGCGATCGAGGAGCCGATCCGCATGATCGTCGCCAACGCCGGCGGCGAAGGCTCGATCGTCGTCGAGAAGGTCCGCGCCTCGAAGGACAAGAACTTCGGCTACAACGCCTTCTCTGACACCTACGAGGACCTCGTCCTCGCCGGCGTCATCGACCCGACCAAGGTGACCCGCACGGCCCTGCAGAACGCCGCGTCGATCGCCTCGCTCCTCCTCACCACGGAGTGCCTGATCGTGGAGAAGAAGGAAGACAAGCCCGCCCCGGCCGCGCCGGGTGGCGGGATGGGCGGGATGTACTAA
- the groES gene encoding co-chaperone GroES, producing the protein MAAKTASAQKVAPLADRVVVKALEETETMRGGLYIPDTAKEKPQQGEVIAVGPGRTEDGKRVPMEVKAGDKVLYGKYSGTEVTIDGEQYLILRESDILAIVNN; encoded by the coding sequence ATGGCAGCAAAGACTGCGTCGGCCCAGAAGGTCGCGCCGCTCGCCGATCGCGTCGTCGTCAAGGCGCTCGAAGAGACGGAAACGATGCGCGGCGGGCTGTACATCCCGGACACGGCGAAGGAGAAGCCGCAGCAGGGTGAAGTGATCGCCGTCGGCCCCGGCCGCACCGAGGACGGCAAGCGCGTCCCGATGGAAGTGAAGGCGGGCGACAAGGTGCTCTACGGCAAGTACTCCGGCACCGAGGTGACCATCGACGGGGAGCAGTACCTGATCCTCCGCGAGAGCGACATCCTCGCCATCGTCAACAACTAA
- a CDS encoding type III pantothenate kinase → MLLVADVGNTETTLGLAEGDRVVAHWRVTTEAGRTPDEVHLLLHNLLQASGRAGTKLRGAAIGSVVPGVTPSLAEAASRICETPAVIIDAKSPLGIRLAVDEPLTVGADRIINTLAASRLYRSDCIVVDLGTATTYDCITKDGVFLGGVIQPGVRTSAETLFRRTAKLTATELTAPAKVIGTRTEECIRAGVVFGAADAVTGLVQRIIADWPNPGRPKVVATGGLAPVIQPHCPVIELVDPDLTLHGLRMAHAMLTAAG, encoded by the coding sequence ATGCTTCTCGTCGCGGACGTCGGCAATACCGAAACCACGCTCGGCCTGGCCGAGGGCGATCGCGTCGTCGCCCATTGGCGCGTGACAACCGAGGCCGGCCGGACGCCCGACGAAGTGCATCTGCTGCTGCACAACCTGCTGCAGGCGTCGGGGCGCGCGGGGACCAAGCTGCGCGGCGCGGCCATCGGGTCCGTGGTGCCGGGCGTGACGCCGTCCCTGGCCGAGGCCGCCTCGCGCATCTGTGAGACGCCGGCAGTGATCATCGACGCCAAGTCGCCCCTGGGCATCAGGCTGGCCGTGGATGAACCGCTGACGGTGGGCGCCGATCGCATTATCAACACGCTCGCCGCCAGCCGGCTGTACCGGAGCGACTGCATTGTCGTCGACCTCGGTACCGCCACCACCTACGACTGCATCACAAAGGACGGCGTCTTTCTCGGCGGCGTGATCCAGCCGGGCGTGCGGACTTCCGCCGAGACGCTGTTCCGGCGCACGGCGAAGCTGACGGCTACCGAGTTGACCGCGCCGGCGAAGGTCATCGGCACGCGCACCGAGGAGTGCATCCGCGCCGGCGTCGTGTTCGGGGCCGCTGATGCTGTCACCGGTCTCGTGCAGCGCATCATTGCCGACTGGCCGAACCCCGGGCGCCCGAAAGTCGTGGCCACGGGCGGGCTCGCGCCCGTCATCCAGCCGCATTGTCCGGTGATCGAGTTGGTGGACCCGGACCTCACGCTGCACGGCCTGCGGATGGCGCACGCGATGCTCACCGCCGCCGGCTGA
- a CDS encoding biotin--[acetyl-CoA-carboxylase] ligase produces the protein MSWFGESAEALARRLDLPRVLAEASVPSTMDLAHALAADGAAPGTLVLAEEQRAGRGRGGHSWQSAPRAGIWATLIERPNDPAALEVLSLRVGLRLAAVLERWTDAGIGLKWPNDLFIGDRKLAGVLIEARWRDQRPDWVAIGFGINLVVPSAHEATALVDASAPEVLAEVLPAMRAAAAATGPLSASELAAYEARDVAAGRAVTSPARGTVQGIAADGAVLIESNGVVTAHRSGSLQFLS, from the coding sequence GTGAGCTGGTTCGGAGAGTCGGCCGAGGCGCTGGCGCGCCGACTCGACCTGCCGCGCGTGCTGGCGGAGGCATCCGTGCCCTCGACGATGGACCTCGCGCACGCCCTCGCGGCCGACGGGGCGGCGCCGGGCACCTTGGTGCTCGCTGAGGAGCAGCGCGCGGGGCGGGGGCGCGGCGGGCATAGCTGGCAGTCGGCGCCGCGGGCTGGCATCTGGGCCACGCTGATCGAGCGTCCCAACGACCCGGCGGCGCTCGAGGTCCTCTCGCTGCGCGTCGGACTGCGCCTCGCGGCCGTGCTGGAGCGTTGGACGGACGCTGGCATCGGACTCAAGTGGCCCAACGACCTTTTCATCGGCGACCGCAAGCTCGCCGGTGTGCTCATCGAGGCTCGCTGGCGCGACCAGCGCCCGGATTGGGTGGCCATCGGCTTCGGCATCAACCTCGTCGTTCCGTCGGCGCACGAGGCCACGGCGTTGGTTGACGCGTCTGCTCCCGAGGTGCTGGCTGAAGTGTTGCCTGCGATGCGCGCCGCCGCCGCGGCGACGGGTCCGTTGTCGGCGTCCGAGCTCGCCGCCTACGAAGCCCGCGACGTCGCGGCGGGGCGGGCCGTCACCTCGCCAGCCCGCGGAACGGTGCAGGGCATCGCCGCCGACGGCGCCGTGCTGATAGAATCCAATGGCGTGGTCACGGCGCATCGCAGTGGCTCGCTGCAGTTTCTCTCCTGA
- a CDS encoding undecaprenyl-diphosphate phosphatase: MHEPSVWQALVLGTLQGLTEFLPVSSSAHLSLTPWVLGWQPAGLAFDVALHLGTLVALVWYFRAEWLRLAVGAITLLRQRRPVDDASRQALFIVIATIPAGIAGLALEDLAETAFRAPIITAIALVVMGAALWAVDAKAGIARAREQMTARDALLVGLAQCLALVPGVSRSGATITAGRALGFDRSSAAVFSFLMSLPIISAAAIFKVPDALRETGLSLPLVVGIAAAAASSWVAIAVLLRFVRSRSYAVFAVYRFALAAVIFALIATRGGW, from the coding sequence ATGCACGAACCCTCAGTCTGGCAAGCGCTGGTCCTCGGTACGCTGCAGGGACTCACCGAGTTCCTCCCCGTCTCCAGCTCCGCGCACCTCTCGCTCACGCCTTGGGTCTTGGGCTGGCAACCCGCCGGGCTGGCCTTCGATGTGGCGCTGCACCTCGGCACCTTGGTGGCGCTGGTCTGGTACTTCCGCGCGGAGTGGCTGCGCTTGGCGGTCGGGGCGATCACCCTCCTGCGCCAGCGTCGGCCGGTCGATGATGCCTCGCGGCAGGCGCTGTTCATCGTCATCGCGACGATCCCCGCGGGCATCGCCGGTCTCGCCCTCGAGGACTTGGCCGAGACGGCCTTCCGCGCCCCGATCATCACGGCCATCGCGCTCGTCGTGATGGGCGCGGCGCTCTGGGCGGTGGACGCCAAGGCCGGCATTGCCCGGGCGCGAGAGCAGATGACCGCGCGCGATGCGCTCTTGGTCGGCCTCGCACAGTGTTTGGCGTTGGTGCCCGGCGTCTCGCGCTCCGGCGCGACGATCACGGCAGGCCGCGCCCTCGGCTTCGATCGCAGCTCGGCCGCGGTGTTCTCCTTCTTGATGTCGCTGCCGATCATTTCCGCAGCGGCCATCTTCAAGGTGCCCGACGCGCTGCGCGAGACGGGCCTCTCGCTCCCGTTGGTTGTCGGCATCGCGGCTGCGGCGGCGTCGAGCTGGGTGGCCATCGCCGTCCTCCTGCGCTTCGTGCGCAGCCGCAGCTACGCGGTGTTCGCCGTGTACCGCTTTGCGCTGGCCGCGGTGATCTTCGCCCTCATCGCGACGCGCGGGGGCTGGTGA
- the bshA gene encoding N-acetyl-alpha-D-glucosaminyl L-malate synthase BshA, whose protein sequence is MKLGITCYPTYGGSGAVATELGIALAARGHEVHFITYEHPFRLPHFLPRVSFHEVNIGNYPLFEYPPYDLALAVRMHDVALSQGLDLLHVHYAIPHATSAWIAKEMLATQGRRLPVVTTLHGTDITIVGQDHSYHAITRFSIERSDRITSVSRWLKDETVKAFGCENCRVDVVPNFVDPVEFDRARHGDGLRAELGRGTPVLMHISNFRPVKRVRDVVRIFAKVLAQRPCTLVMVGDGPDRGAAEDEARTLGVADKVRFLGRIDDVAPLLAAADLYLFPSETESFGLSALEALASGVPVVGSNVGGVSEVVRDGVTGALLPLGDVEGMASAALALLEPTRWAAASAAAAADARARFSTAQIVAQYEAIYADALAALR, encoded by the coding sequence GTGAAGCTCGGCATCACCTGCTATCCCACCTATGGCGGATCCGGCGCGGTCGCCACGGAACTCGGCATTGCCTTGGCCGCGCGCGGACACGAGGTGCACTTCATCACGTATGAGCATCCGTTCCGCCTGCCGCACTTCCTGCCGCGCGTGAGCTTCCACGAAGTCAACATCGGTAATTATCCGCTCTTCGAGTACCCACCGTACGACCTCGCGCTGGCGGTGCGGATGCACGACGTCGCGCTCTCGCAGGGCCTCGACCTGTTGCACGTGCACTACGCCATTCCGCACGCGACCAGCGCTTGGATCGCCAAGGAGATGCTGGCCACGCAGGGGCGACGCCTGCCCGTCGTCACGACGCTGCACGGCACGGACATCACCATCGTCGGGCAGGACCACTCGTATCACGCCATCACGCGATTCAGCATCGAGCGCTCGGACCGCATCACCAGCGTGTCGCGGTGGCTCAAGGATGAGACGGTGAAGGCCTTCGGCTGCGAGAACTGTCGCGTGGACGTCGTGCCGAACTTCGTCGATCCCGTTGAGTTCGATCGCGCAAGGCACGGCGACGGCCTGCGCGCCGAGCTGGGACGCGGCACGCCGGTGTTGATGCACATCTCCAACTTCCGGCCCGTGAAGCGAGTGCGCGACGTCGTGCGCATCTTCGCCAAGGTACTGGCGCAGCGCCCCTGCACCCTGGTGATGGTCGGCGACGGACCGGACCGCGGCGCCGCCGAGGACGAGGCGCGCACGCTGGGCGTCGCCGACAAGGTGCGCTTCCTCGGACGCATCGACGACGTCGCGCCGCTACTCGCGGCGGCCGACCTGTATCTCTTCCCGTCGGAGACGGAGTCCTTCGGGCTCAGTGCGCTCGAGGCGCTGGCGTCGGGCGTGCCCGTCGTGGGCTCGAACGTCGGCGGCGTCAGCGAGGTCGTCCGCGACGGCGTCACCGGCGCGCTGCTGCCCCTCGGCGACGTCGAGGGAATGGCCAGCGCCGCGCTCGCGCTGCTCGAGCCAACGCGTTGGGCAGCCGCCTCGGCGGCCGCCGCCGCAGATGCCCGGGCCCGCTTCAGCACCGCGCAGATCGTGGCGCAGTACGAGGCCATCTACGCCGACGCCCTCGCCGCCCTGCGCTAA
- the miaA gene encoding tRNA (adenosine(37)-N6)-dimethylallyltransferase MiaA yields MTGDSAAADLRIIAGPTGAGKSALALALAARHGARLISADSRQIYRGFDIGTAKPSAAERARVPHAGLDLADPTERWNAARWASAAAGWLAEDAAAGRPSLIVGGTGLWLRALVQPLADEPPMDPQRRAEVQAELATMATPALRSLVERLDPERAGLGRAQLLRAAEVGLVTGERLSDWHRRGSATPPRPARWLIVDPGPALAARLDARRAAMLDAGWVAEVERLAASVPDGAPAWNACGYREIREVVRGTATLEAALDALRISTRQYAKRQRTWFRNQLAGVGPVTRLDPTAPDAAEAGERWFNEGNT; encoded by the coding sequence TTGACCGGCGATTCGGCCGCAGCTGACCTGCGCATCATCGCCGGGCCGACCGGGGCGGGGAAGTCCGCCCTCGCGCTGGCGCTGGCGGCACGGCACGGCGCGCGCCTCATCAGCGCCGACTCACGGCAGATCTACCGCGGCTTCGACATCGGCACCGCGAAGCCCTCGGCGGCCGAGCGCGCGAGGGTGCCGCACGCCGGTCTGGACCTCGCGGACCCCACTGAGCGATGGAACGCGGCGCGCTGGGCGTCGGCCGCCGCCGGGTGGCTGGCGGAGGACGCGGCCGCTGGGCGCCCGAGTCTCATCGTCGGTGGTACGGGGCTATGGCTGCGAGCCTTGGTCCAGCCGCTCGCCGATGAGCCGCCAATGGATCCGCAGCGCCGCGCCGAGGTGCAGGCGGAGCTGGCGACGATGGCGACGCCCGCGCTGCGCTCGCTCGTCGAGCGACTCGACCCGGAGCGCGCGGGGCTGGGGCGCGCCCAGTTGCTGCGCGCCGCGGAGGTCGGGCTGGTGACCGGCGAGCGCCTCAGCGATTGGCATCGGCGCGGGAGCGCGACGCCGCCGAGGCCTGCACGCTGGCTGATCGTGGACCCCGGTCCCGCGCTCGCGGCCCGGCTCGACGCGCGTCGCGCCGCGATGCTCGATGCCGGGTGGGTCGCGGAGGTGGAACGCCTCGCCGCGTCCGTGCCGGACGGCGCGCCCGCGTGGAACGCCTGCGGCTACCGCGAGATTCGTGAGGTGGTGCGCGGTACGGCGACGCTCGAGGCAGCGCTGGATGCGTTGCGGATCAGCACGCGGCAGTACGCCAAACGCCAGCGCACTTGGTTCCGTAATCAACTCGCGGGTGTCGGGCCGGTCACGCGGCTCGACCCCACGGCGCCGGATGCGGCCGAGGCAGGCGAACGCTGGTTCAACGAGGGCAACACGTGA